DNA sequence from the Paramormyrops kingsleyae isolate MSU_618 chromosome 14, PKINGS_0.4, whole genome shotgun sequence genome:
AGGCTCTGCTTATAGACCTTAACCAGTACACCTGCACAGCCTGTCATCCAAGAAGCTCTTCCACCCTTTCCCTACGGAGGTAGAAATGTCATTACCTTCAATTTCTAAAACGGCACTGCTGTTTCACATCACACCATGTTTTCTTACCCAGTGCGTCACGCGAGCAGATTTTTCTGCTCGCGTGACGAGCCTCAGTACAGACCCATAAACATCAGTTGCAAATCGCTAACCAGAAATATTCACAAAAAGCAACCGCAGGTACATTTAAGAGCCGTTAACACCTATTCCAGTTGTTACATTCAAAACGATATTCTCAGTGTTCTGTATTGGTTTTTAGCCAGTTGTTTGCACGTTAAAGCTCTGCACAGACTGCAAACCAAGACAGAACAGGCCGCGTTACTGTACATAGTGACTAACCCCAATCACTGCCTCCTCCCAGGCGCACCAGACAGAGAAATTACGGGATAAGATGACTTTTCTGTGACATTTAAAACACCCTTTGACTTTTAACATTAAAGGGacgacaatgcaatgttgtTTATGAACAGTATACTTGCACCAACTCAGTTCACTGAGAGGAGGTTCACTGTTGTTTTGTTCATAAAAATCTAAGGCACTAACAGCATCATGTGGTTGAACCGTCTGCAAATCCAGGAATACACTGGAATACACTTAATACACAAATGATTTGCATTTATGCTAAAATACAGGAagcatttgtgtttttaaagcattatcagattttattacAGCAGTTGTGGGGTGTCTTCATAATAGCTTATGAACAAGTAATGCTTTAAAAGTTGAATTTATGCTGGCAGAAATTCTAACCACAACCTCAAGCATAATTCGTCTTGTAGAGATTGCCGCAGAAGCTTTTGAACTGCTTAACTGGTCAGACAGGAATTACCGATTATACTcgtataaaaccaataaaaccaGCAGATGAAATGACAAGTTATGCATCACAGTTTATATtcacatgtaaaaaaaaaatacacttgaaaccattttgttttttcagtaCTATTcaaaaaataatgcaaatattttaaatgatgataATAGGATAAAGTTTTGACGACTATGACCACAGAATGATGACAGCATGAAAGTGCAGGAAATTCAGTACCATGTGCGGTAATATCTCGTTGCCACAATTCATGACCACACCATTTCTCCTGGTTAAGGTTCTGCTGGCATCATACTAAGTCTGCCCACACACCCCTTCTCCAGACGTCGCCAAGTCAGCTGTGGATCGTGCTTGAGGAGTGCGACCTTAGCAATCCAAAGACCAATGCTGTGTAATGCTTCAGCCAGAGAAAACACGGTCTaattatccccccctccaaaaaaaggTACTAAAAAAACAGGAGTATCATGCCTGGAATAGAGTTACCATAACCTACACCTGGAGCCAAACCTGGCGTGTTGCATCTGTGAGTGCCTGGGTGCCAAGCCATTCAcataacgcagacttaaatagcGATGTTGCCCTGTGGGCTCACTCTTTTAAAAGAGTTTAACAACATTCCAATAAAAATCTTGAATACTACTTGTCACATTTAGCATTATGCAATAAGCGCATTAAAAAATAGTAATATCGATTCCCACGGGGagattgtctttacacctcccccaacttgctctctgtaggtcaGAGTAAGCTGGCCAAGAAGGTCAGCCAATCACTGGGGCAACCAGGAAGCTGGGGGatgagggccttgctcaaggacccacatgTGTGCTGAGGCTGGTGCTAAAAGCcatagcccactgagccacacactgcattTATTAGTCCTTCAAGATAGTTCATAACCTTATAAATACTCCATATTTTTCCCACTAGTCGGCAGCAGTGGTACAGCACTGCCAGGTACAGCAGAGCAGTTGTCATTGCCACTGGAAAAAAGCGACTGTTTCAATTTGCCTTCCCTCCTCAGCTGCTGGGGTTTTCCCGGCCCTGAGTTGCCTCCGACGACTGCATCTTGTTCTGGCTGCTGTCAGTCTGGTGACGTTGGATAGACCGGCGGATCAGTGCCGCCAGGCCGTGCCGCATCTCCTTTCGGATGTTGTCGCTGGCCAGAACGTAGAGGATGGGGTTCATGGCACTGTTGACAGTAGATAGCCCCAGGGAGATGGTGTAAGGCGTGTAGACCCGTATCTCGAAGTCACAGTCATTCCGTAACTGGGGGATGTGGAAGGTAACAGCACGCAGCAGAAGGATAAGGTGATAAGGCCCGAAGCAGACCAAGAAGAAGATAATGACCACCATTGTCAAGCACTTGATCTTATACTTCTGCCTGGCCAGGAGAGTTTCACTGGCCTGGATGCTGGTGGAGATGCGGCAATTCGTGACCACCAGGATAGCCATTGGGAGGAGGAAGCCGATGACGAAACGGGCGTAGTTAAAGCCAGTCACGATGAAGCTGGGTTGACTGGGCTCGAAGCAGGACTGTTGCTGGTCTGTTTCGCCCTCTGCCATGGTGAAGACGGGCAAGTGGCCAAGTGCCACCAGCAAGCAGATTGATGAGGTGATGGCGCCAGCCAGCTTCTGCTGGCGCAGGCCGCGGGATTCCAAACCATAGGCCACCGTCACGTAGCGGTCGACGGACACGCAGCAGAGCAGGAAGATGCTGATGTACATGTTGTTGAAGAAAATGTAGCTAGTTAATTTGCAGGCAAACGAGGTCCAGGGCCATTTGTGCTCCCTGCCCACGTACACGGCCCACATGGGCAGGGTGCACAGATACATGAGGTCGCACAGCGATAGGCTCAGAAGATAAATGCCCAGCACGTTCTTGCGTCGGACCTGCAGGAAAGTCATGTAGACGGTGGCCATGTTTGCAGGAAGCCCAATGATCAGCACCATGCTGTACAGTAGAATCAGCGGGATCTTGTCCACCCGGTATGGCAGCGTACAGTTGGCCCATGTCTGATTCGAAGATATCACGGTCATCTCAAGCATGGTGTCTGCAAGACGTTGTCCATGAAAACAGAAATGAGAGTGAGGGAAATTCACACAAAGATGAGTAAGCAAGAGGTCATTAGGAGAAGCAATTTTATTTTAAGGCATCGTGCTTCTGTGGGTCTGTCCGGATACTCCTGCAATTATCTTCTACCCTAACAGCCAATAGCAGCCACAGACATTTACACCTATGCTACCATTCCCACGTAAAATTCACAAGCCACATACTGGCTGGTGATCTTGTAACCGAGAACCCCATCAAACATTATGATCAGTCTGAGCTATGAGACATGGTGCATCTGATCTTTGGATATAATGTTCCAAAGTGCTTCTGGtttgctaacatttttttccagagacgAAACAGATCGGATGGCGAGTCACAGTCAGGTGACCCAATGCCCAGCATGTTGCCCAGCCACCGCTGTTTCTGGAATCAATTTCCCGCAACACAAACCAAATTTTGCCATAAAATTTCTATCTAGTTCACATCTGCAGCTTCACTTCAGGCCCAAAGAGAACATGTCTGAACCCGGCATGCTTAGGTTAGCAGAATGACCATCTAATGTCCCAAGGAGGTTGTCATAGTTTTTTTCACTCGGATTCCCTAAATTGTTGGTGGTGGGACTGAGTCAAAGACAGACTCTTATCTGTCGCCCATGACTAAATACGCCCGACTGTCTTCCCACAGCTATTTAAAGCTCCTCACTACCGATATGTTCTAGATTTTCCTTCTTTCCTGGCCTGTAAACAAAGGTCATGGGATTTGTGATTCTCTCACTAAACCTTTCCTTGCTgacccaaaacaaaaaaaatcaccagcATACATTCAACGGTCCATGCACACGCAGCCAAACACAGCGCTGCAGCCCAACAAATGTATGCGACCTTTCAGCAGTGGTTACAGATATTTTCTGAGAGCAGAGGTGCACAGTGTTGACAGGAAATATCTGGATGCCCACAGACCTCTAATTTTCAACCACATTGTATTTTTCACATCCCATCTAAGATCGTGTAAATGTGTTGCTATGCGAACTCTACAGACATTTAAAACGTAATGTTTCATGTTTATCACCCatattaaaaataagaaaatccAATCAGATTAAACCACACTAGGGTGAAGATTCCATAATTTCTGGTAGCAGGGAAGGTATGGTATGATACCAACTGTATGGTAGAATTATCCAGCGTAATAATCCTGCAAGGAGCAGCGTGACACAGAGAAAAATGCAATAAGACAATATCAATTTTAAATCAGTCATTACTGTAATTTCAGTGAGCTCACAAATTTGTTAGAAGGGAGTATCATGGCTAGCAGGTgataaacaaaaaggcaaaaatagacaaaagccttttggaagtAAAATGCTGATATCTTATTAAATATATGCAAGCAAAAAATACCCAAAATATCATTTGAAGTGCCCATACAGTACGATGTCCCCACCACTAGTTTGCCTAAATGAAAGTGGCCAATCAGCTGGTGCTCTCTTTAGgtatttattgttttctgtacAGTTCTATGGAAGCCAAGAACTAGGAAAGTCCAGAGTGGACACGCATCGTCATAATCTGATCTTTCTTGTGTTCTTGAGAtaaagtttttttctttctcaagCTCACAAGAAAACTATCTCGTTATCTTATGTCAAGATCACGACTAATTTTCGCTGTGATATCGTGAAAGGTTCAGCAGCTTAGTTGGCTACAAATCATCATCATGGACAGACATTTGATTTTACTTTGATCATGAAATGTCAGAAGCAGGCGTTACTCATAGGGGACAGGGGGAACACACCCCACCCGATATTTAAAACAGTGGTGTTTGTCCCACCCAAGATTTTCCAGGACTTTTGATTTTAGAAATATGAATAAACTTGTCAGGAGAATTTGGTTGTTTCCTAACCTTCTGAGAAACGATGAAGAAAACTTTTAGCCAACGATTTCAGTTGCATACGCATAAACAAATGTATACAGTTAATATTGAAATAGATGGGTGGTTTACACATAGGTATATACATACGAGGTCATACAGGATAATATGAGAAGATGGATTTAACTCAGTAATTTAATGgatctgtccctgtcccccccataatgaaaaaaaaacagtgatgcCCTTGGAAATTGGCCTATCAGAGCTTGACAATGATCATATTCGTGTTCGTCACTTGAGaaaaactaaacaaataaatcatAGCACACAATTAATTTTCCAATAAAAGAGAACATTACAATGAGATAACGTTGAGCCGTTAAAAAATTCTAACTTTTGAAATGTTACCGGCAGGACATAATTACAGACTGCTGGGTAATGATCACTGGTCACTAGATGACTAGATAAGATATAAGTCGCGATCTCGAGATAACGGGAAGAAACAATAAATGTCCTCTCTGGACCTCCGAAGATTGCAGATGCACTGTAATCGAATCGCCTTGGGCCCAAACGATTTATGACCCTCACTTTTAAGTATATTTCATTCAAAACATGTTCTCCAGTTTTAGTCAGTAGTTCAAATTACCCCCAGTTTCCAATGTCAGGGTGTTTTGTTAGAGTCGAAATCCCCTCCAGGAACGTCTGAAATGTTACTCAGAGGTTACATGGAAAGCCCAGTTATTAGTTATGTCATGTATGGAGGAGTTGACCCATTTAATAGAGGGCGACATACCAGAATCAACGCATTTGCACTTGCTTGTTAATTCTAAGCTATAGAACGATGTACGCTTATGGGCTTCCTCTGAAATAAAAGGTATTCTCACTTTTActtttaattaatacataaattcTACCACGATCGCAAGAAATATGGCAAACAGCAGAGAAAAAATATGAACCTGTCCTGTTGATccaatttaataataataaaagaactGGAGGATTGCGCGCTAGAGAGAGTTTAGAAGAGTCGCTTCCTGCGACAGGCGCCTTCTAACGGAATAGAAAGCGACGTGACCTCTTTATTTTTTTCGACCCACATCATTTCTGCCGTTTTCTCCAGTTTTGCACGCTAGGTTCAACGTGTGTCCCATCTTCGGCACTGGGCGCAACCACATCTGTCTAGTTCCTCGTTTCGAATGGGTCATTTCTACCACGGACCAAATGCAGAATTACGTAAAACCCCGTATTTGTTCTTGCCCATTAAGTTTTTTTCTCCTTAAACGCAAGCTAAAACTTTCCAGTACGTGTAGTttgattataaataaaatttttgaGTATTAGATAATCCAAAATACAATAACCTGAGACGCGGAATCGAAAACGCGTAGATATAACGGCATTTCGGCAACAAAAATAATGCAAATAGCGAAGTATCCTATAAAACAGGCTATATATCTTTGGCTATATATCTTTGTCGAAGAATTTTAATTCACGTGTCAGCATGTGTTCGATGAGTTTGTCCATTACGAAAGTGAAGTCAATTACAAAGGGTCCatcataaaatattaaatattaattttatgctcgcatattacaataattaataattaagcAGCGTGTGGATTTTTGCTATCAGCATAAGCGTTAACTGGCTCGGTTTGTCCCTGGGATAACTTCAGTACTTACACCATTGCTCTTCTAATATATAGTATTAGAAGAAAGCTTCCTCCAATAGCCTACATAATTCCTGACATTACACTTCTATTAAAAGTAGGTCTACCTAAAACATCTGCATCCAAACACAATATTACAATATAATTAGCCTTAATAAATATTAACCACATATATGATATATTCTGTTTAAAACTGTCGTCCCTCGCCAACTGGTACCTGGTACGTCGCATCTGTGTCGTAAATGTGGCTGCGCATCAAGTGACGAATTCTACAATCAGATCTAAAGTTTAATAACGATCGGTATAATACGATTTAGACCAAGataatattaagaaaaataatCCATACCGTAAGAGTACATGCATAGGCGTTACTCTCTGGGTGGAGAGGGTGACGATCATATTTGGCGGGGGCGGGGAGCTCCTTGTCCCCGCACTGGCTGTCCTGGCTGCGAAGGAGGAGCTTCTGACTTTAACGATATGATTACAGTGATTTGATTGACAGTCGCGCTACTGCTCTCTTGTTCGATTACTGTACTATTTTAAAACCCTGAGTCTTCACGTAGAATGTTTCTGCTGTGTATGTGGAAGGTGCCCTTATACACTGTCTGGCCAAGAAAAAAGTCACAgagtttaatattttgttggGCCGCCTTTAACTCTGTTGCGCACATTCGTTAATGCATTGTTTCCATGTGCTTATGCAGCATCtcaacattttttcccccacccaGATTCGCATTAATTTCTCGTCAAGATCTTGCATTGATGataagtgagttgaaccactccgtaaagtcttcttcagcacatctcaaagactttcagTGGGGTTTAGGTCAAAACTGCGCTGCCCAATTCACTTGCGAAAATGATTCCTTGTTCCCTAAACCAATCTTTGACAGTTCGAGCCCtatgaatcttggcattatgATCCCGTAATATGTCCATGCCTTTAGGTAAGGAAAAATCCATCGATGGgctaacctggccattcagtataTTCAGGTATTCAGCTGACGTCACCTTATTGCTACATGACGTTGCTATAAGCTTTAATAAAGATCCtatcattggcttttaagtacctgctgatttaaattcaagcggtgactttttttttggccaggcagtgtaccATATCTATATTACATCCGTATCTCATTAAGCATTCATTCACATTATCTAGATGGGATAGACAAAAACCATATAGCCAGGGTTAAAAAATGCGTAGTACATGCCTATTGGCATATTGTATATTAGCCGCACACTGACAAATAGTCagatttcatttgaatttctgTTGCAGTGTTTTGTGAACTGTGACGCCGTTTGCATAATACCTTAACATTAATTCCTGTTTCTTGCCAGAAGGTTTAAACATCCATTATGCATGTCTTCCATTAGATAATATTAATGAGGTGCTACCTGTTACCAAAAGATATTTGCCTGACATTTCTGGATTAAAAGCACAGGGAAAGTTTAAATGTTGTTTGCTAGTTTAAATGCCGCTACCGACGAAGCTAATATGTTCAATTCAGCCTGCTACCATGACAAAACCCACGTGAAGCACGTCCTCAAATTGCACTTGTGCAAGTTTAATTTCACAGATTTGGTGGAAAAACATGCGATGCTTA
Encoded proteins:
- the gpr132a gene encoding probable G-protein coupled receptor 132 isoform X1, which translates into the protein MYSYDTMLEMTVISSNQTWANCTLPYRVDKIPLILLYSMVLIIGLPANMATVYMTFLQVRRKNVLGIYLLSLSLCDLMYLCTLPMWAVYVGREHKWPWTSFACKLTSYIFFNNMYISIFLLCCVSVDRYVTVAYGLESRGLRQQKLAGAITSSICLLVALGHLPVFTMAEGETDQQQSCFEPSQPSFIVTGFNYARFVIGFLLPMAILVVTNCRISTSIQASETLLARQKYKIKCLTMVVIIFFLVCFGPYHLILLLRAVTFHIPQLRNDCDFEIRVYTPYTISLGLSTVNSAMNPILYVLASDNIRKEMRHGLAALIRRSIQRHQTDSSQNKMQSSEATQGRENPSS
- the gpr132a gene encoding probable G-protein coupled receptor 132 isoform X2, which translates into the protein MLEMTVISSNQTWANCTLPYRVDKIPLILLYSMVLIIGLPANMATVYMTFLQVRRKNVLGIYLLSLSLCDLMYLCTLPMWAVYVGREHKWPWTSFACKLTSYIFFNNMYISIFLLCCVSVDRYVTVAYGLESRGLRQQKLAGAITSSICLLVALGHLPVFTMAEGETDQQQSCFEPSQPSFIVTGFNYARFVIGFLLPMAILVVTNCRISTSIQASETLLARQKYKIKCLTMVVIIFFLVCFGPYHLILLLRAVTFHIPQLRNDCDFEIRVYTPYTISLGLSTVNSAMNPILYVLASDNIRKEMRHGLAALIRRSIQRHQTDSSQNKMQSSEATQGRENPSS